The Acropora muricata isolate sample 2 chromosome 5, ASM3666990v1, whole genome shotgun sequence genome includes a window with the following:
- the LOC136917980 gene encoding zinc finger MYM-type protein 2-like encodes MASRFKDLNVSVEDFIPEQENESTKKKTLQNVAVLQQFLASKNEERKLEEIPPEELNEYLSEFIVTVRTKDKQEEYERSSLRGSIASFERYLKKKNYGHSIIKDLQFEKTRKALSSKQKDLKRKGKGNKPNASVAVSEDDIQVLFEKKLLGTERPEALLNTLWLNNTTQFGLRGCKEHRDWGDVKLKKTSTGVKFLEYGERQTKTVLGDDTNDVRPIAPKMFSLPNSDRCPVLTYKVFAEKRPTQMNFDEAPFYLAVNNIKTDSLDKKPWFKQSPVGVNKLNSIMKVMSEKAELNKPRLKNHSGRKTMMQTLVNEEIPPTDIIQLSGHRNLQSVSNYATVSEKQQMKMSRTLSAFTTGIVSKKDAPREESSCGSSSENNKMLVSQQRTEHTVTSSTCGQQQALQIFAGATISGGNIHVSINTLNKSPILPTSPKPKYQRYKRLLSSDSESD; translated from the coding sequence ATGGCATCAAGATTTAAGGATTTAAATGTGTCTGTGGAGGATTTCATCCCAGAACAAGAAAACGAAAgcactaaaaagaaaactttgcaaaatgtaGCCGTGCTGCAACAATTCCTAGCATCGAAAAACGAGGAACGAAAACTTGAAGAGATCCCTCCAGAGGAGCTGAATGAATATTTGAGCGAATTCATCGTAACAGTCCGCACCAAAGACAAACAAGAAGAATACGAACGAAGCTCCCTTCGAGGATCCATTGCAAGCTTTGAGAGATatctcaaaaagaaaaattacggTCACAGCATCATCAAAGACCTGCAATtcgagaaaacaagaaaagctttGTCATCCAAGCAGAAAGATTTGAAACGCAAAGGGAAAGGCAATAAACCAAATGCATCTGTCGCTGTCAGTGAGGACGACATACAAGTTCTCTTCGAGAAAAAACTTCTAGGAACTGAGAGACCTGAAGCTCTGCTGAACACACTCTGGTTGAATAACACAACTCAGTTCGGTCTTCGCGGCTGCAAAGAGCACAGGGACTGGGGCGACGTGAAGCTCAAGAAAACATCAACTGGAGTGAAATTTCTTGAATACGGAGAACGACAAACAAAAACCGTCCTCGGAGATGACACGAACGATGTTAGGCCGATAGctccaaaaatgttttcacttcCAAATAGCGACAGATGTCCAGTGTTGACTTACAAGGTTTTCGCCGAAAAGAGACCGACTCAAATGAACTTTGACGAGGCGCCGTTTTATCTAGCGGTAAACAACATCAAGACAGACTCGCTCGACAAAAAGCCGTGGTTCAAACAGTCTCCTGTTGGTGTGAACAAACTCAATTCTATTATGAAGGTCATGTCAGAAAAAGCCGAACTTAATAAACCTCGACTTAAAAATCACAGTGGTAGAAAGACAATGATGCAGACCTTGGTGAACGAAGAAATCCCTCCCACTGACATAATTCAACTCTCAGGTCACAGAAATCTTCAAAGCGTTAGCAACTACGCGACTGTTTCTGAAAAACAACAGATGAAAATGTCACGTACGCTTAGTGCATTTACCACTGGAATTGTTTCTAAAAAAGATGCCCCAAGAGAGGAAAGTTCGTGTGGAAGCTCAagtgaaaataacaaaatgcttgtgAGCCAGCAGCGCACAGAACACACTGTCACGTCTTCCACTTGTGGTCAACAACAAGCGCTACAAATTTTCGCTGGAGCTACGATAAGCGGTGGAAACATTCATGTTTCGATCAACACACTCAACAAATCACCTATATTGCCGACAAGCCCGAAGCCTAAATATCAAAGGTACAAAAGACTCTTAAGTTCTGATTCTGAGTCCGACTAG
- the LOC136917979 gene encoding uncharacterized protein: protein MPQGVRARGLKLTEDYTDPGSSVPVEIRARGPRAERAFQMAMQTGKVKVYRGRIMLLGQHRAGKTSLRKSLLGLPFDPERESTVGVEVDEVKNWMLSRKSEVSEFKDGIARFIAREVNKPSADDNYSTNPNVEEGKITDELEEKKDHEEPKLLSDEDEPVNDSGEKRMIVQYDQKALSEEKLADSKEITLWDFAGQQLYYAMHSVFLSGRAVYVLVYNLNKNLLATAEPCVRQGFIDISLDNPNDETNLDNLLSWLALVHNIRSTAKENVVHQGKRLPYLRPPVIIVGTHLDQPFEGVNTMEQHIKEGLAYKKCVQHLTAPFFAVDNTTENDEGVQKLRQRIIEILKEEPYMGEEVPLRWFNFERAVDALVAKKIYFMDLDQLLSVIRQVCHIEHEEEVTAMLNFYHDLGVIVKHGQTVVLQAQWLIDLFKQLTTVRPFDEANPSHMEHWRDLEVNGILGIALVDHVFSKFIDTGLRKDILDLMELHGLIAKFSIATDENQDEQRYFVPTLLRSSPSALYEIKPSGCDPCPLVLHFLDGFVPHGLFPQLVSKFIHWCSENGLKESPQLFINGARLFIGKQITFALILICRKRFIKIVLKTRNPSSSKSQSMTASNKMAIEVRNFIERTLDGLSRDLSWLSNLRYELSVVCTYCLECTRHLHKKSSCDQDDYLHLLRVRPGEELICLKNFCDETVSPGWEMWFEVPHTQTMEPEEDTQIADGTSSEPETTVEGVKAAKGKRNKNFAGHSSRVSSKRKKGTEENETAQRAGLDESVSFKPETVSEDDVVLIAHELGPLWKKVGLALEVPKAVIDHIEANKSEVSDKCYTVLTCWQERYPNDATYHRLALALKHPAVGRVDLAVKYCGLQFGKDLAMVSKPLEDLVNDASDYLDKICNRLDRPLAGLGNYEHVAKHYGYDVYTVQSRFRTSPDGPSKALISSIMAKHPGVTVESFARVVVKQTRREDVARLLREFDGKVSKPLEDLVNDDSDYLDYICKRLNTPLAGLGNYEHVAKHYGYDVFTIFELKMSDCPSKALISSIIAKHPDVTVESFAKVVVEQTRREDVARLLRKFDCK, encoded by the exons ATGCCACAGGGGGTGAGAGCAAGAGGGCTGAAACTGACTGAGGACTATACAG ACCCAGGCTCATCAGTACCAGTGGAAATTAGGGCCAGGGGCCCTAGAGCTGAGCGTGCTTTTCAAATGGCCATGCAAACTGGCAAAGTGAAAGTCTATCGCGGGCGCATCATGCTGCTTGGACAACACCGTGCAGGAAAAACAAGCCTGAGGAAATCTCTTCTCGGTTTGCCTTTTGACCCTGAGCGAGAGAGTACTGTTGGAGTTGAGGTGGATGAAGTCAAAAATTGGATGCTGAGTAGAAAGAGCGAGGTGTCGGAGTTCAAAGATGGAATTGCAAGGTTCATTGCCAGGGAGGTGAACAAACCTTCAGCAGACGACAATTATTCTACGAATCCTAATGTAGAGGAAGGGAAG ATCACTGATGAGCTAGAGGAAAAGAAAGATCACGAGGAGCCAAAGTTGTTGTCAGATGAAGATGAACCAGTGAACGATAGCGGAGAGAAAAGAATGATTGTACAGTATGACCAGAAAGCACTCTCTGAAGAAAAGTTAGCTGACTCAAAGGAAATAACTCTTTGGGATTTTGCTGGCCAGCAACTTTATTATGCTATGCATTCTGTGTTTCTGTCTGGGCGAGCAGTTTACGTCTTAGTGTATAATCTCAATAAGAACTTACTGGCAACGGCAGAGCCTTGTGTCAGACAAGGCTTCATTGATATCTCGCTGGATAATCCGAACGATGAAACCAACTTGGATAATTTGTTGTCATGGCTAGCCTTAGTCCACAACATCCGATCTACTGCCAAGGAAAACGTTGTACATCAAGGAAAGAGGCTGCCCTATCTACGGCCGCCAGTGATTATCGTTGGAACACACTTAGATCAGCCTTTCGAAGGAGTAAATACCATGGAACAGCACATCAAGGAGGGTTTAGCTTACAAGAAGTGCGTGCAACACCTCACAGCACCATTTTTTGCTGTCGATAACACGACGGAAAACGACGAAGGTGTGCAGAAGCTACGTCAAAGAATCATAGAAATCTTGAAAGAGGAACCCTACATGGGTGAGGAGGTACCGTTGAG GTGGTTCAATTTTGAAAGAGCTGTTGATGCTCTTGTGGCCAAGAAGATATACTTCATGGATCTCGATCAACTTCTCTCTGTTATTCGACAAGTTTGCCACATCGAACACGAGGAAGAAGTGACAGCCATGCTGAATTTCTATCATGATCTCGGCGTGATTGTAAAGCATGGTCAAACTGTAGTGCTGCAGGCCCAGTGGTTGATCGACCTGTTCAAGCAACTTACAACCGTGCGGCCTTTTGACGAAGCT AATCCTTCGCACATGGAACATTGGAGAGACCTGGAAGTAAACGGAATTCTGGGGATAGCACTAGTCGACCACGTATTTTCCAAGTTCATCGACACAGGCCTTCGCAAAGATATTCTGGATTTGATGGAGCTGCATGGGCTCATTGCCAAATTTTCAATTGCCACTGACGAAAACCAAGATGAGCAAAGATATTTTGTTCCGACGCTGCTGAGATCATCGCCATCAGCACTGTACGAGATCAAGCCGTCTGGATGTGATCCGTGTCCACTggttcttcattttcttgatggTTTTGTTCCGCATGGGCTCTTTCCTCAGCTTGTGTCGAAGTTCATTCATTGGTGTTCAGAAAATGGGTTGAAAGAAAGTCCACAGCTTTTCATTAATGGGGCCAGGCTTTTCATCGGAAAACAGATCACATTTGCTCTTATCCTGATTTGCAGAAAGAGGTTCATCAAAATCGTTTTAAAGACAAGGAATCCGTCTTCCTCCAAATCCCAATCGATGACTGCCTCAAACAAAATGGCTATTGAAGTTCGCAACTTTATCGAGAGAACCTTAGATGGCCTTTCACGTGACCTTTCCTGGTTAAGCAATCTTCGGTATGAGCTGAGTGTGGTGTGCACGTATTGCCTGGAATGCACGCGTCACCTTCACAAGAAGTCGAGTTGTGATCAAGACGATTACTTGCACCTTCTCAGAGTTCGTCCTGGGGAAGAACTGATTTGCCTGAAGAATTTCTGCGATGAAACAGTCAGTCCTGGATGGGAGATGTGGTTCGAAGTACCCCATACCCAG ACCATGGAACCAGAAGAGGATACTCAGATAGCTGATG GGACTTCCTCTGAGCCTGAGACCACAGTGGAAGGAGTGAAAGCAGCGAAAGGGAAACGGAATAAGAACTTCGCAG GGCATTCCTCTCGTGTTTCttccaaaaggaaaaaaggaactGAAGAGAATGAGACTGCGCAGCGGGCAG GATTGGATGAAAGTGTTTCATTCAAGCCTGAGACTGTTTCAGAAGATGATGTTGTTCTCATTGCGCATGAGCTTGGTCCTTTATGGAAAAAGGTTGGCCTAGCGCTAGAAGTCCCGAAAGCTGTGATTGATCATATTGAAGCAAACAAGTCTGAAGTCTCTGATAAATGCTATA CTGTCCTAACTTGCTGGCAAGAGAGGTACCCAAATGATGCAACATATCATCGCTTGGCACTTGCATTGAAGCATCCCGCTGTTGGACGAGTAGATTTGGCTGTCAAGTACTGTGGTCTTCAATTCGGCAAGGATTTAGCAATGG tatccAAGCCTTTGGAAGATCTTGTTAACGACGCCTCTGATTATCTGGATAAAATCTGCAACCGTTTGGATAGACCTTTGGCAGGACTTGGTAATTACGAACACGTAGCTAAACATTACGGCTACGATGTCTACACGGTACAATCCAGATTTCGTACATCTCCAGATGGTCCGTCCAAAGCTCTGATTTCATCCATAATGGCTAAACACCCTGGTGTCACCGTTGAGAGCTTTGCAAGAGTGGTCGTAAAGCAAACGAGACGAGAGGATGTTGCCAGATTGCTGCGTGAGTTCGATGGGAAAG tatccAAGCCTTTGGAAGATCTTGTTAACGACGACTCTGATTATCTGGATTATATCTGCAAACGTTTGAATACACCTCTTGCAGGACTTGGTAATTACGAACACGTAGCTAAACATTACGGTTACGATGTCTTTACAATATTCGAATTGAAAATGTCAGATTGTCCGTCCAAAGCTCTAATTTCGTCCATAATAGCTAAACACCCTGATGTCACCGTTGAGAGCTTTGCAAAAGTGGTCGTAGAGCAAACTAGACGAGAGGATGTTGCCAGATTACTGAGGAAGTTCGATTGCAAATGA